tagtactttaaaaaaataatattgccTTCCATgaagatatttaaatttaaattattatcgataataaaaatattctcGATTAACATCGTTTCAAATGATAccagaatatttttttaaaaaaattggagctTAACTTTATTCAAATGTATAGAAATATAACCGAGTGTTTTTTATTAACGTCattggttttttgttttctttctttacttttagtGGATATGACCATTACGTCAGCCTACAAGATGAGGCCACAAAAAACAAACCCGTAGGATTGGGCTGAAGATTTTGACCATGATCCGGAACGGTATTATAACATTTTTGAATAGTTGGTAAGCAGAATTTCCGCCGGGAaacataaaaaagtaaaaataaaatagcagtgtagtttttcaaattgaaaaatttatggtaTAGTTTAACTCGCTTTCAGGTTGAGATCAATCAAGTCGCAACTTGGGGAATAACCTAAAGAAGGCACTCGAATTGTTTCGCAAAGTATTCTACTCTCTTGTCTCATATTTCGTCAATGCCCATATGGAGCTTCTACAAAGTATTCTATTCTCTTGTTTCATATTTCGTCGTTTCATATATTGTCTTGTTTCATATTTCATCGTACCCAATTGATGTTTTGACCATATCGTGTCGTGCTTTGtcaaaacaatgaaaatatagtGCTTTGTTAAAACACAAGAATATTATATTATCAGCACACGAGAATATTACGTTATCAAGGTAACGAGGAAAAAGACttgtaaaattattatatttaatttttgttcttattaGTTTAGTTCTTGACATATACCATTTTCACCGTCAGTAGTAAGAGAATTGCaagaaacaacaacaagaagaataaaaataataatttcattcttagtattgttttttaatttatcgtgcaccaccttctcctcctcctttccgTGCTTTTCTAGGCAGAttagaaaaaggacaaaaaaccATGCCCACCTCCGTGATCAAAAAGTCTAAAAGTGCGGTGATGGGGGAACGCCTGACGACGACGAGTTGCCGCATCTGCCGCCGTGCAAAGGCCGACGGTTGTAGCAAACATTCACCACTTGTCAACACGTGTGGGCCGCCAAAGCCGATCATTTTTCACAAAGAAGAACAcgttcaattttaaaataaataaaaatgaaacggAGCCTAAGAATCAACGAGACATATCAAATCCAAATGCGAAATCCCAGCGACGGAAAAACGAGTATGCTGGCGAACTAGAAACACCAAGTCTTTTCATTCAATAGCATGCAGCGACTGAGCAGAAGCTACTATTACAAACTGTCTTGTCACTCTTCCGTCGACCCTTGCACGAAGCCAAAAAAACAATAGAAGGGTTCATCGGAAGAGGTTAGGATAGGAAAAAGCCATACGGGATCTGCAAATATACGATCCTCCTCATAGGCATCGCATccggaaaaagaaagaaacgaagaaaGAAGGTAAAGGGGAAGCTCCCAAAAAAGGTAGGAGCCTCACCACgcaatcccaaaaaaaaaaaaaaaaaacctcacaCTTTACTAAAGGCTTCTTTAGTCCTCTATTACTGAAGCCAATCCACTCACAATCTCTACACCAGCCTGCGAATTCCTAAGCTTCGCGGTTGCTATCGCCTTGCTTCTCGCCATCCCCTCGTCCGCCTCGGAGGACCCGGTCGGCAGGGACAAGGTGTAGTCGAGCTCCGAGCCGTCGGTGGAGCAACTCAGCCGGATGCTCTCTCCGAAGGACCCCGACCCACCTGGGGACTGCTCCTCTCGCTCGAGGAGGCGATGCTGCGCGCCCTTCGAGGGGGTCGGGAGTGTGGACCTCGCGTGAGGTGCGAACCACTTGGCCTCGATGTACTCTGCTTTCCTCCATGGAGGGATGTGCATTCCCCTGCTCTTCAAGCTCTGTTTTGCCGCCTCTGATACGATGGCTATGATTTTGCCAAGGCGTTCGGGCTTGCCGACAAAGATGTTGGGCAGGGCATGGAGGACGGACTTGTATGTCTTTGTTGGCCGAGCAATCTCGAATTCCGACCGGAAATCAATGTCGACTATGAGCCTCTCGCCTTTGATGATCACGTCTATGTACTCGTATTCGCCTGAACATCACAAACATGTATTTTGTTCTTAGCTTCGACTATACAAGGTGTCGAGACGGGTGGGCAAGAAACTGTTGTTACGGTAACTGGTATGTATTTGTAATATAGAGTGATTTATTCCGGCCAAAGCAAGATCCCAGGCGGATATTTCCCTGCCTACAAGCCCAATAATCAATGAACGAACTACACAAATTCACCATACAAATCTCGCAGCAAACAATGAAAGACGGACCGGAAAAACCCATAATCAAAAAGTGATCAGTCGCTGCTAAAGACTAAAAATTCGTCTTAGACATTCTACTCCTGGTCCTTTACCAAAGCATGGACGAAACCAGCAACAGATGCATGTAATTTTCACCAAGCGAGACCCAGGATTTCAATCGCTATGTAAAATATAAACCACTAGTGAGATAAAATGGAATGGAACAGAGAGCTCCTACCGGCAGGGAAAGATGCAGACTTCTCCCAGCGAGACTTGCACACACAGGCGTCGTAGCCCAGAGCCAACAGTTCGTCCGACACAATCTTCAGGACGCTCTCGTCCTCGCACTTGGACATTTTCTGCTTCTCCACAATCCTGGCACTGTCCGCTAGCAAATTCCTCTCGCAGAGCGTCGCACACATCACCAAACTCTGCATGTGCAATCTCTAAAAGTTAGCGGAGCACATGCATAAAGAAGACGATAGACATGAAAGTGATCGTTCGACGACTGATCATACCTTGAGTGTCTGACACGCTTCGCCATGGAAGTCGCCCCAATGACCTCTGCCTCCTCCGCCAGGAAACTCAGATTCCTCTTCCTCCGAGCTGTCGGTCCCGCTCCCGTTGAAGCAGTTGCAGCGGTGGCGTCCGCACCTCACGGCGGGAGACGGCTGCTTCTC
The nucleotide sequence above comes from Eucalyptus grandis isolate ANBG69807.140 chromosome 2, ASM1654582v1, whole genome shotgun sequence. Encoded proteins:
- the LOC104427313 gene encoding uncharacterized protein LOC104427313; this translates as MPFSMKIQPIDCHVDEAIGLGPVKPVVKSRLKRLFERQFTSVLKSSTTIEKGCGEGGAPIDKDGFNAEPAEFEPSSLCLTKMVQNFIEESNEKQPSPAVRCGRHRCNCFNGSGTDSSEEEESEFPGGGGRGHWGDFHGEACQTLKSLVMCATLCERNLLADSARIVEKQKMSKCEDESVLKIVSDELLALGYDACVCKSRWEKSASFPAGEYEYIDVIIKGERLIVDIDFRSEFEIARPTKTYKSVLHALPNIFVGKPERLGKIIAIVSEAAKQSLKSRGMHIPPWRKAEYIEAKWFAPHARSTLPTPSKGAQHRLLEREEQSPGGSGSFGESIRLSCSTDGSELDYTLSLPTGSSEADEGMARSKAIATAKLRNSQAGVEIVSGLASVIED